A single window of Plasmodium reichenowi strain SY57 chromosome 14, whole genome shotgun sequence DNA harbors:
- a CDS encoding pyridoxal 5'-phosphate synthase, putative: MITNLFIKSFTFSRSLKNFYVLSLLNYFKLKIYNKIYVPTLGVSLKRKRSGYSLNVRKMEITYLSQDLSQKIDNELMSDEVGYSTEQLMELAGLSISQIIFKEYKSCEFKKILICCGPGNNGGDGLVAARHLKQFGYDVVVLYPKVNDKTLFKRLLKLLEHYEINVLMSLTPSDLDNYDLIIDSIFGFSFKGEPRKPFDEIIQMINNSNKVVVSVDVPSGINIDSGLSTNSLFINSDMNISLMLPKQGLKNYKKKHYLGGRFIPTSIIKKYNLKVPCFSDDNPYVML; the protein is encoded by the exons atgattacgaatttatttataaaaagcTTCACTTTTTCTAGATCACTAAAgaatttttatgttttaagtttattaaattattttaaattaaaaatatataataagatatATGTTCCTACATTAGGTGTAAGTTTAAAGAGGAAAAGAAGCGGTTATAGTTTAAACGTGAGAAAAATGGAAATTACt TATTTATCACAAGATTTATCACAAAAGATAGATAACGAATTGATGAGCGATGAAGTTGGATATAGCACTGAGCAGTTAATGGAATTAGCTGGTTTATCGATATCtcaaataatttttaagGAATACAAATCATGtgaatttaaaaaaatattgatatGTTGTGGTCCTGGGAATAATGGTGGGGACGGCTTAGTTGCAGCTCGTCATTTGAAGCAATTCGGATATGACGTCGTGGTATTATATCCGAAAGTTAATGATAAAACATTATTTAAA AGGCTATTGAAACTATTGGAGCATTATGAAATCAACGTCCTCATGAGTTTAACACCAAGTG ATTTGGATAATTATGATTTAATAATAGATTCGATATTTGGATTTAGTTTCAAGGGAGAACCCAGAAAACCGTTTGACGAAATAATACAg ATGATCAATAATAGCAATAAAGTTGTTGTCTCAGTAGACGTCCCATCTGGAATTAATATCGATTCAG GTCTTTCAACAAATAGCCTTTTTATAAACTCAGATATGAATATTTCCTTAATGCTTCCAAAGCAAGGattgaaaaattataaaaagaaacatTACCTCGGAGGACGATTTATACCAAC atccattattaaaaagtataatTTAAAGGTTCCTTGTTTTTCAG ATGATAACCCTTATGTCATGTTATAA
- a CDS encoding putative membrane protein (conserved Plasmodium membrane protein, unknown function), with the protein MFGKDRMKRWTMKRFLCFSIGTASIIYAILLILVSIIMLTHMSHYNSTFFMIISTFNFICAMLIFFSVSHKNAFTAYIAYNIVVINYMVEAIEFLICLYNTTTAHSVQWYYNNFYWQRSVTLNYNMYYGIMEMVIHFFMFLIAYFVIQLVWSFYRILQVGGNIFSFQRAEEIEHILHGSNYYSYGTVANYKPY; encoded by the coding sequence ATGTTCGGAAAAGACAGAATGAAAAGATGGACTATGAAAAGATTTTTATGCTTTTCTATTGGGACTGcaagtattatatatgcaATACTTTTAATATTAGTGTCCATAATTATGTTAACACATATGTCCCATTATAATTCAACcttttttatgattatatcaacctttaattttatttgtgCCATGttaatattcttttcaGTTTCTCATAAAAATGCATTTACGGCTTACATTGCTTATAATATTGTAGTCATAAATTATATGGTGGAAGCTATtgaatttttaatttgCCTATATAATACAACAACAGCTCATAGTGTTCAATggtattataataatttttattggCAAAGGAGTGTTACActtaattataatatgtacTATGGAATTATGGAAATGGtcatacatttttttatgttctTAATAGCTTATTTTGTTATTCAGTTAGTATGGAGTTTCTATAGAATTTTACAAGTTGGAGGAAAtatcttttcttttcaaCGAGCTGAAGAAATCGAACATATTTTACACGGatcaaattattattcatacGGAACAGTGGCAAATTATAAACCGTACTGA
- a CDS encoding bax inhibitor 1, putative, producing MDFLNQIKKRQRDINLSNIMNFSPLTNEERNHLIKIYGLLAMGTIVSALSCYVDIYYFKVPRFIASIISLVCSFLLASSCNSHYQLVDTSKKRLVYFAGISSSIGILISDYINYVNYLNPSILPLAFFGSLSIFCCFSLAAIFSKNRISIFLGAVLCAVCSYVALISFMNFFIRSKFIDTTLLYTGFFMYMGFVLFDTQITLFDFRRGNKDYIMHSICLYLDLVGLFTHLLRILGQKEEKKKK from the exons atgGATTTTTTGAATCAGATAAAGAAACGACAAAGGGATATAAATTTATCCAACATTATGAATTTTTCCCCCTTAACAAATGAAGAAAGaaatcatttaataaaaatatatggtCTTTTAGCTATGGGAACAATAGTTAGTGCCTTAAGTTGTTATGTggatatttattattttaagGTACCAAGATTTATTGCTTCTATTATTAGTTTAGTTTGTTCATTTCTTTTAGCATCCTCATGTAATTCTCATTATCAATTAGTTGATAcatcaaaaaaaagacTTGTATATTTTGCTGGTATATCATCTTCTATTGGTATTTTAATTAGTGACTACATAAATTAtgttaattatttaaaccCATCAATACTTCCCCTAGCCTTTTTTGGGAGCTTATCTATATTTTGTTGCTTTTCCTTGGCCGCCAtcttttcaaaaaataG GATTTCCATATTTCTTGGGGCTGTTTTATGTGCCGTCTGTTCTTATGTAGCCTTAATTTCATTTATGAACTTTTTCATAAGATCCAAATTTATAGACACCACATTGTTATATACTGgattttttatgtatatggg ATTTGTTTTATTCGATACTCAGATTACTCTCTTTGACTTTAGAAGGGGAAATAAAGATTACATa ATGCATTCCATTTGCCTATATTTAGATCTAGTAGGATTGTTCACACATTTATTGAGAATATTAGGCcaaaaagaagaaaagaaaaaaaagtaa